One region of Nycticebus coucang isolate mNycCou1 chromosome 10, mNycCou1.pri, whole genome shotgun sequence genomic DNA includes:
- the LOC128595615 gene encoding proteasome activator complex subunit 3-like, giving the protein MASPLKLEQDMQGKVDSFRARIAQEAEDLVSTFFPQKLSELDSRVQELRLQDLSRIRSVPALEPPSAPDTAGDGPNRDPPPLQTQSSVKVPVLPGREGQLLRSNQHLVELIERVKPEIELLREKCNTVRMWVQLLIPKVEDGNNFGVSIQEDTVDQLWTVESTAASYLRRFSTYYNTRAKLVSKIVKYPQVEDYRRTVAEVDENEYLSVRQILLHVRNQYATLHDVILKNIEKIKTPRSTNTDNLY; this is encoded by the coding sequence ATGGCTTCCCCGCTGAAGCTAGAACAGGACATGCAGGGGAAAGTAGACTCATTTCGGGCCCGGATTGCACAGGAGGCCGAGGATCTCGTGTCCACCTTCTTCCCTCAGAAGCTTTCGGAGCTGGATAGCCGAGTCCAGGAGCTCCGTCTGCAGGACCTGTCCAGAATCCGTTCAGTGCCAGCCCTGGAGCCCCCTTCCGCCCCAGACACCGCGGGGGATGGGCCCAACAGGGACCCGCCGCCTCTCCAGACCCAGTCCTCAGTCAAGGTGCCGGTACTACCCGGCCGCGAGGGACAGCTGCTGCGGAGCAACCAGCATCTAGTGGAGTTAATTGAGCGGGTCAAACCTGAGATCGAGCTGCTGAGAGAAAAATGCAACACAGTCAGGATGTGGGTACAGCTGCTCATCCCCAAGGTGGAGGATGGCAACAATTTCGGAGTGTCTATTCAGGAGGACACCGTGGACCAGCTGTGGACCGTGGAGAGCACAGCGGCCTCCTATCTACGTCGCTTCTCCACTTACTACAACACCCGGGCCAAGTTGGTATCCAAGATAGTGAAGTACCCCCAAGTGGAAGATTATCGTCGCACTGTAGCGGAGGTCGATGAAAACGAGTACCTGAGTGTGCGCCAGATCCTGCTGCACGTGCGGAACCAGTATGCCACCTTGCATGATGTAATTctcaaaaacattgagaaaatcaAGACCCCTCGGAGCACCAACACCGATAATCTGTACTGA